The DNA window cataaacacaCTGAAGTTTTGATAATGACACCACTAGTATCgttgaaaaaatttcaaaaaaacaaatccaacaatattaaaaaaagtcacCAACGATGACCCGAGTGTATCACAAGAATCATCCGAAAGCAAATGAGCTCTGACACATTTGGACGACTTATATGGCTTATTTCAATCACACTTCTGGACTTTTTTTAGTGTCATTGGATTCATCTAGTCGATATTTTTATAACAGTATTAATGATATTATCATCAAAGTTTTGATGTTtccataatctttttatttcctcttctttttttttttttttttaattttagaattaaagaGACTAATGAATGAAACTAGTGACCTATAAttctaaattatgttattttttaaaatattttttgtattgtattattttattttttattttaagttttaaagcaaaagaattatttttttttaaataattttttatatttttaaattattctatataataaattaaaaaaatattattttaatatatatatatatatatattattttaaaaaaagttaaaggcaAACCTCTAAACACGGCCTTATTGTCCGGATCTGCACCGCGTCAAAAGGTGAAAGGAGCGTGCAGCGACTTTACCATCGAGCATCCACTCCATGCCAACTGCGAAGCAgcttcctcttctctctcttttcatctCCTTTTCGTATGTTTAAATTCCCAGCCACcattttctcttttgattttgatacgctgtatatttcttttcatttcatttctcaTCATCACCTATCTATCACCAATCACAATGTTTCTAACAGAGACTTCCATTTTCCCTTACTTCTTCGATCCGTTTAACAAtacgaagaagaagaacaagaaagatgCAGCCCATATGAAATTCGACCTTCTCTCTCACTCCTTCGACGAATCCCTTCTTCGTCGTCTCAAAACTTTAACCACTTCCTCCCCCTCATCTCCACCGTCCGTTGCAATAAATCTCTCCTGGCTTTCCTCAgcccttgattttctctccttCACACATGACGAAGCCATAAATCTACTTTCATCTCTCAAGCTCGAtaattctttggatttttaCCTGGATAACAGTGTCAAGCTCCTCGATCTCTGCAACTCGATCAGTTCAGAGATCGAACGCTTCCGCCATCGCCGACTTATCCTCAGTTTTGCACTTCACGTTCTTAGCGACGGCAGTGAAGATCAAGAGAAGCTGACAAGAGCTAGGTTTTCGTTATCTGATTGGGTAAATAATTACAAAGGACCCATATTTGATAGCAACAACAATTTGGAGAATTTAGCTAGAGATTTGGAATTGAGGCTTAAGGAGGTTCCACGTGGAAAGATCTCAGCCGATTTAAGGCTTGTTCGCCGTACGATCTACGCCGTTGGGTTAGTAACGGTATTCGTTGCTGGAGTTGTGGTCACGGCGTTACGTGGATCCACGGGCTTAGTTGTTGCCGTTAGAGCGCCGCCTGAGTTTTTATGGGCGGACTCGTTCAATTTTCTCAACACAACGATTTCAAATAGGCCAGACAAAAAGAGGTATCTCCTCAACGAGCTTGATGAGATGGAGGCGCGTATTAAGGAAGTGAGTGGCGTCATGGTCGACGGTAGCGGAGAGAACGGGGAAAGGTCAAGGAGTGCCGTTAAGGAGCTGGAGATGGTGACGGAGAGGTTAGGAGAGGGATTGGATAGGTTGGGTAACGGCGTGAATGAAATATTCAATTCGGTTTTGAGTACTAGAAAGGGGATGCTTGAGAAAATGAGAGTGGGTCCACAGGAAAAACGAAGCGATGCTAGAAAGTTTACAAGTAACCTAGACACTAAGCGTGTACTGGATAATGTGTCTCCTTGTGTTtctaaaatagtttaaaatacaataaaagtctttttttatatatatttttaatatcattacattggcattgaaaaaataatctacaaagtgttaattaaattagatttgtgGTCCGGGTTTCGTTCCggacattaaataaaatattgacagCAGAGAAAAGTTAAAATTGACAAACCATCTTAACCTCGGCATTAAATCAAGAAgctaaattttaatcaatttaatattaatcagttaaatccaacaaaaaaacaacaaataaaataattagaaaaaaaactgattatttttaaaattagtaaaaataaaattaaaattaaaaatatatatttaaaaaaaaaataaaaaaaataagaactagacttgaaaaataaaataaaggaggatgaaataaaaaaaggaatttaaattttataaattgtttttaaaaaaatattttaaatattaaaaaataaaattaaaaaaatatattaatttaaagaattagctaagaaaacccaacaaaaaacgATAAAGAAAAGGATCTTAGATAATCAAGTTATtttcaaaaccaacaaaaaattatacaggaagcaagtttttaaaaaacaaaaacatagtctctatttaaataaatattgaaagatgaaataaaagggaaaaaaaatagcttagacaaagaaaaaatatttaatattttattaaaatatagtCTCCTATTAGCACATGccaccaagttttttttaaaaaaaatatttaatatttattaaaatacaacaATGCCCGTGAATAtgaccaaaaaataataaagaaaccaaaaaactcttacaaaagattttatttgattgtctTAAAAGGCAATATTGTATTtacactaattaaaaaaaaaactaaaagacgGAAACATTGAaatgtattataattttttattatgaagttaaattagtaattttacagtgtaataaaaatcaagatgacTAATATAACACCATACAATTTGTAATATATGATTATATCattgtaaaaatatcaatttaacccCAAATACATAATTAAGGGATAATTACATCATTTGATTATTACACTAAATAGTGTTATGAGCAATGTCTTGAAACGTGCACTTTATTGGAATTCATCCAAAAAAGTTTCTAGAAAAGATGCTTTGTTATAACATGATCCACGGTGTATGATTAATTACATGACATCATCACTCACCAATTCAAAGTTCCtactttctcaattttattttctattcgaATTACTGTACATTAAAAACAACGAGTGATTTGCTTGTTCAATCAGAATGAGAAGCTTTAAATAACTTGTAAGCTACGGAGACAACCATCGGTTACTTCGTTCCCTTAAAGAATTAGTTCATCAGAAACAAAGCAAAGGCAACGCGTAGCTAACAAGTGGTAGATACAAACCAGTTGGAGTTCAATATTTGTCAGGTTGCTTTCACGCAGTCGAGGGTGTGTGCGACAGCAGGAGGAgggaaaaaacatagaaaaaaacgAGGCAAAAGAAGGATACTTTCCTCTCACAAtcgggaaaaacaaaaaagaaacagaaaccaAAAACAGATGACATTTAGTAAAAACCATTGTCCGGTGTGCATGATGCCCCTCTTGTTACAAAGAAACGGAACGGCCGTGTCATCCTCGATCATCCTCTCTTTACAAGCTGCTAACTGGAACTCTGGCTGCATATAACCTACACCTCTATCCTAGCTAAATATTCAGATACAATAACTTATAAGAAAAAGACATCATTTCCTTCTTGGCGTCAACAGGACAAGATCTATCACTAGTTGAGCCCTATAGAGCTGGTAAGAGTGTAAATGTGGGAAAATTAATGTCTATTAGCTGCTGTTTTGAATCGGTTGTGAAGCACATCTGTCTTCAATGGCTTCAGAGCTCAAAATTTTTCTAAGAGAGCGATACTGGAGACGAACATTCTCACCACTGCCAATAATCTTAAGCAAGTacctgaaagaaagaaagggaaataTCTTTGCACTTTGCATCTAACATCCAAATTAAACCACGATTCTCTTTAATATCCACACAATGTTTCAATTTTACCAATTCTGTGATTATCAGAATGCAAGTAGTGTTTAACTGCTCTAAAAAGCCATCTCAACTCACCAGCCATTCAGACACTGTGAAGTGATGATTGCTTCCTTTCCAACAAATTTTTCTGGTGTCCTCCTATTTCCCTGCATGGTTCAACACATCGCTCGAATTTTCATTCATTCAAGTGACAACAGCTATAATCAGAATACAGGCAACAGAATGCTAAAAACTAACCTTAATCATTACTTTCTCATTTACAGAAAAAGGATACTGCACTCCTCTATGCAAGCCATCGGCAGCAGCAATATCTACATTCTCCTAGGGACAAATAGATAATCAGTTAGGAAGTGAGTTGGTTTCATAACAGAATGCACCATTCACAGTAAAAATTTCAGCAATTCATTACAGTTTTGATCAAAAGATTATTTGCTgataatttcatgatttaagcTCGCTTAACAGCCTCTGCTAGAAGCAAAATTTAATAATAGACATATAAAGTGGCAGTCCAACATCACCAGCAATAACGTTAAAATTAGGTCAGATTTGATACCCTATGCAACAAGTAGCAGTTTCAGAATTAACATAGTTGCCACAAAACATTTACCCAAGTACATTGGAGGTTCAATGGTGGGAGAtaaacaaattctaaaattcaGATAAAAAACAAGACTGTAAACAgccaaaagagagagaaaaatcatTACAACAATCACCAAGGAGAAACTGTCTTCCACAAACCAGCTACCTTTCCAGCATGCCGgttttggaaacaaaaaatttacaGTATTGATCATTGAAAACATCAAACACACAGAATCCTTTTGATAATACAATGCTCCTTAAAGAGCCTTTTGATAATACAATGCTCCTTAAAGAGTTACCAATGTTCCATATCAGTTGAGGTAAAATATACCAAATTGAGGTTCCCCACCAATTCCTAATGATTCATTTGTGGTTTCAGTCATCATCAGATTGTAATTgatttcaaagcatttaaaaaagaacaataaaaaaaaaagagttaagtaGTTTTGATCACTGAATCACTGACAAAAATCAGAACAGAACCCTTTCAAAATAGAACGCTTCAGGAAGAGATATCAATGTTCCATAACAGTTGAGGCAAAATATGCCAAAGTCAAGGTTCTTCACACCAATTCTTAATGCCTCATTTGTGCTGTAAGTCACCATTAGA is part of the Populus alba chromosome 10, ASM523922v2, whole genome shotgun sequence genome and encodes:
- the LOC118043066 gene encoding protein BPS1, chloroplastic, with product MFLTETSIFPYFFDPFNNTKKKNKKDAAHMKFDLLSHSFDESLLRRLKTLTTSSPSSPPSVAINLSWLSSALDFLSFTHDEAINLLSSLKLDNSLDFYLDNSVKLLDLCNSISSEIERFRHRRLILSFALHVLSDGSEDQEKLTRARFSLSDWVNNYKGPIFDSNNNLENLARDLELRLKEVPRGKISADLRLVRRTIYAVGLVTVFVAGVVVTALRGSTGLVVAVRAPPEFLWADSFNFLNTTISNRPDKKRYLLNELDEMEARIKEVSGVMVDGSGENGERSRSAVKELEMVTERLGEGLDRLGNGVNEIFNSVLSTRKGMLEKMRVGPQEKRSDARKFTSNLDTKRVLDNVSPCVSKIV